In one Populus nigra chromosome 12, ddPopNigr1.1, whole genome shotgun sequence genomic region, the following are encoded:
- the LOC133670122 gene encoding AT-hook motif nuclear-localized protein 14 isoform X2 gives MEPNDSHQQQQHFTSYFSTTTTTTTTTTPSPTNGLLPPHQPTDSTTPTGPHMLYPHSMGPSTTATVTGGGGAPVEAAAAKRKRGRPRKYGTPEQALAAKKTASSNSAAAYREKKEHQAGSSSTISSFSAYSSKKSQHASLGNAGHGFTPHVITVAEGEDVTQKIMHFLQQSMREMCILSASGSILSASLSQPATSGGNISYEGRYEIISLCGSYVRTDMGGRAGGLSVCLSDTNGQIIGGGVGGPLKAAGPVQVIVGTFMLDNKKGGSGKGDASGSKLPSPVGASVPSFGFRSPVESSLMNPARANDDHPTIGGNPFTMQPTSMHLTPTRPMDWMSGPDVRTAGYDFTGRTGHGGPQSPENGDYE, from the exons atggaaccCAACGACTCGCACCAACAGCAGCAACACTTCACCTCTTActtctccaccaccaccaccaccaccaccacaaccaccCCATCACCTACCAATGGCCTCCTGCCACCTCATCAACCCACAGACTCCACCACTCCTACTGGGCCCCACATGCTCTACCCTCATTCAATGGGACCCTCAACCACTGCTACAGTgacaggaggaggaggagcaccAGTGGAGGCAGCAGCAgcgaagagaaagagagggaggcCAAGGAAATATGGGACGCCTGAACAAGCTTTGGCTGCCAAGAAAACGGCCTCCTCTAATTCTGCTGCTGCTtacagagaaaagaaagaacacCAAGCTGGTTCTTCCTCTACTATTTCCTCCTTTTCAGCCTATTCATCCAAAAAATCTCAACATGCTTCTCTTG GCAATGCTGGGCATGGTTTTACACCACATGTTATTACAGTAGCGGAGGGTGAG GATGTCACCCAGAAAATCATGCATTTCCTACAACAAAGTATGCGTGAAATGTGTATTTTATCAGCATCTGGTTCAATTCTGAGCGCATCTCTCAGCCAACCAGCAACTTCAGGAGGCAACATTTCATATGAG GGTCGGTATGAGATCATTTCACTGTGTGGATCGTATGTACGTACTGATATGGGGGGAAGAGCAGGTGGGCTCAGTGTATGCCTATCTGATACAAATGGCCAGATTATTGGAGGAGGAGTTGGTGGACCTCTAAAGGCCGCTGGCCCTGTGCAg GTCATCGTTGGTACTTTTATGCTTGACAATAAGAAGGGTGGTAGTGGAAAAGGTGATGCCTCTGGCAGTAAGTTGCCATCACCAGTCGGAGCATCAGTGCCAAGTTTCGGCTTCCGCTCTCCAGTTGAATCTTCTTTGATGAATCCAGCTAGGGCAAATGATGACCATCCTACCATCGGAGGGAATCCTTTTACAATGCAACCTACCAGCATGCATTTGACACCTACAAGGCCCATGGATTGGATGAGTGGTCCAGATGTCAGAACTGCTGGTTATGATTTTACAG gaaGAACAGGTCATGGAGGACCCCAATCTCCGGAAAACGGGGACTACGAGTAA
- the LOC133670122 gene encoding AT-hook motif nuclear-localized protein 14 isoform X1, with the protein MEPNDSHQQQQHFTSYFSTTTTTTTTTTPSPTNGLLPPHQPTDSTTPTGPHMLYPHSMGPSTTATVTGGGGAPVEAAAAKRKRGRPRKYGTPEQALAAKKTASSNSAAAYREKKEHQAGSSSTISSFSAYSSKKSQHASLGNAGHGFTPHVITVAEGEDVTQKIMHFLQQSMREMCILSASGSILSASLSQPATSGGNISYEAEAALQKFNSIYTVSLKNQMGRYEIISLCGSYVRTDMGGRAGGLSVCLSDTNGQIIGGGVGGPLKAAGPVQVIVGTFMLDNKKGGSGKGDASGSKLPSPVGASVPSFGFRSPVESSLMNPARANDDHPTIGGNPFTMQPTSMHLTPTRPMDWMSGPDVRTAGYDFTGRTGHGGPQSPENGDYE; encoded by the exons atggaaccCAACGACTCGCACCAACAGCAGCAACACTTCACCTCTTActtctccaccaccaccaccaccaccaccacaaccaccCCATCACCTACCAATGGCCTCCTGCCACCTCATCAACCCACAGACTCCACCACTCCTACTGGGCCCCACATGCTCTACCCTCATTCAATGGGACCCTCAACCACTGCTACAGTgacaggaggaggaggagcaccAGTGGAGGCAGCAGCAgcgaagagaaagagagggaggcCAAGGAAATATGGGACGCCTGAACAAGCTTTGGCTGCCAAGAAAACGGCCTCCTCTAATTCTGCTGCTGCTtacagagaaaagaaagaacacCAAGCTGGTTCTTCCTCTACTATTTCCTCCTTTTCAGCCTATTCATCCAAAAAATCTCAACATGCTTCTCTTG GCAATGCTGGGCATGGTTTTACACCACATGTTATTACAGTAGCGGAGGGTGAG GATGTCACCCAGAAAATCATGCATTTCCTACAACAAAGTATGCGTGAAATGTGTATTTTATCAGCATCTGGTTCAATTCTGAGCGCATCTCTCAGCCAACCAGCAACTTCAGGAGGCAACATTTCATATGAG GCAGAAGCAGCTTTGCAAAAATTCAACAGCATATACACTGTATCACTCAAAAATCAAATG GGTCGGTATGAGATCATTTCACTGTGTGGATCGTATGTACGTACTGATATGGGGGGAAGAGCAGGTGGGCTCAGTGTATGCCTATCTGATACAAATGGCCAGATTATTGGAGGAGGAGTTGGTGGACCTCTAAAGGCCGCTGGCCCTGTGCAg GTCATCGTTGGTACTTTTATGCTTGACAATAAGAAGGGTGGTAGTGGAAAAGGTGATGCCTCTGGCAGTAAGTTGCCATCACCAGTCGGAGCATCAGTGCCAAGTTTCGGCTTCCGCTCTCCAGTTGAATCTTCTTTGATGAATCCAGCTAGGGCAAATGATGACCATCCTACCATCGGAGGGAATCCTTTTACAATGCAACCTACCAGCATGCATTTGACACCTACAAGGCCCATGGATTGGATGAGTGGTCCAGATGTCAGAACTGCTGGTTATGATTTTACAG gaaGAACAGGTCATGGAGGACCCCAATCTCCGGAAAACGGGGACTACGAGTAA